CCGTCCGTGGTGTTACTGGTCACCCCGGTCGCGGCAGTCGTCGACTGCACCCCCGTCGCCGTGGCGGCTCCGGCGGCGCCGGCCACCCCCACGGGGATCGCGGATACGCAGAGCGCGGTCATGACGACCAGCGCCAGCGTCCCGGCGCGCCCGCGGTCCGATTCGGGGCGGCCGGTGTCTTTCGGTCCGGGCCGCATTAGCGACCCCCCGGTGTTGCCGATGTTGTTCCTCGCACTTTCATTTGGGTTCGTCCGTCGCAAACGGACCAGTTGGTTGCACCGAGCATGCGATATCCCAGCCTACCCACTGTCCACTCATTGTTATGGGCGTACTGAGGGGATTCAGTCGCCGCCTTCCCCGGGGCCGTACCGGCCTCCGGGAGGCGGTGGCGCCCGCCAGTCGGCCGAATCGGTGTCGCCGTTCCGAACCCGTCGCTAAACGGCACCTACCGGTCCGACGATCGGACAGAATCGGGGGCGCGCCCCCGGGTCACTGCGGGAGCGGACAGAGGCTGGCGGTCAGGATCGCGACGTCGTCCGTCTCGTTTCGCGCGCCGTGGGACTGGCCCCGCTCGTTGAACACCACGCCGGGCGCGGACACCTGTGCTTCCTCGCCGTCGCGGACCACCGTCACCGTCCCGGCGAGGACGTGGAAGACGTTCGTCGCTCCATCGTGGGTGTGCGGGTCGATGGCCGCCCCCGGGCCGAGCGCGAAGGCTTTCACGAGGACGTCGTCGCTCACCGCCACTTCCGCGTCGAGCACCTCGCCCGCGTCCGGGTCGAGGTCGGGTAGTCGGTCGAGCGTCATACCTGCGCGGTCGGGCGGGCCGGCCTTAGCCGTTCCGTCGACGGCGCGGCAAGGCTGCCGGTTCGCGTGCCTTTTACCCGCTGGCGGTCCCAGACCCGGGCGATGGTTACCGAACTCGGGGACGACGTGTGGTGGTACGACCTCCGCGGGGTGAACGCCTACCTCGTCGACGACGGGACCGTGACCCTCGTCGACGCCGGCAACCCCTGGGACGGTCGCAACCTCGTGCTCGGCGTCGACCAGGCGGGGTATTCACTCCAGGACGTGGATCGGGTCCTGCTCACCCACTTCGACTTCGACCACGTCGGCGGCCTCGGTCGGTTGCAGGGACTGGAGGCCACCGTCTACGTCGGCGCGGCCGACGAACCGTACCTCACCGGGAAGGAGTACCCGCCACTGCGCAACCGCAAAGGCGCGATCCAGGCCGTCTCGAGCCCGTTCCTCCGCGACCCCGCCCTCCCCGTCGAGACCGTCGCCGACGGCGACGAGATCGGCTCCTTCACCGCCTACCACACCCCCGGGCACACGCCCGGCCACGTCGCCTACGTCAGCGAGGCCCTGGACGCCGCCTTCCTGGGCGATCTGGTCCGCGAGTCCGACGGCGAACTGGCCGCTTCGCCGTGGCTCATGAGCTACGACACCGACGCGGTCGCGGAGAGCGTCCGCGACCTGGCCGACCGGGCCCCCGAGTTCTCGATCGCCGCGATGGGCCACGGCCTCCCCTTCCGCGAGCACGGCGGCGATCGGCTGGCCGACCTGGCGGCGTCCCTCTAGCTGCCGTTCGCGATCTCTTCGGCGACGTCCGACGGGTCGAACAGCGCGGGGTCCAGCGCCATGTGGGCCTGCCCCTTGACGAACTCGGGCAGCGAGTCGGTCGTGTAGACGATGATCCGGAGGTCGTCGGTCAGGTCCGTCGCGACGGGGATCGCCGTCGCCAGATCCCGGTCGGTGAGCACGAGCAGGTCGGCGTCGTGGATGCCGGCCTCCTCGAGGGCCGGGCGGTTCGCGGTCCCGGCCGCGCGCGTGACTGTGATCCCCGCTGCCGACAGCGCGGCCCCGAGATCGAACTCGTCGGGGCCGGCGATGACTGCGTTCATGGTAGTCCCCTGTCGCCCCCGGGGTTTGGCTCTCACGGTCGCGTCACGGCTTCGAATCGACTCGCGAAAAGAAGCTGTGGGGTTACTCGTACTCGATCGTCGCCGGGGGCTTGTGGGTCACGTCGTAGAGCACGCGCGCGACGTTCTCGTTCTCGCCGGTGATGCGGCTCTGGATGCGCTGGAGGGTGTCCCAGTCGACGTTCTGGGCGCGGGCGGTCATGCCGTCACGCGATTCGACGGAGCGGACGGCGACGACCCAGCCGTGGACGCGGTTGTCGCCCTTGACGCCCGTGGCCTTGCCGATCACTGCAGCGAGGGCCTGCCAGGGGTCGTGCTCGACCAGTTCCTCCTCGACGACGTGGTTGGCCTCCCGCGCGACCTCGAGTTTCTCCTCGGTCACTTCGCCGATGATCCGGACGGCCAGACCTGGACCGGGGAAGGGCATCCGCTCGGCGATGATCTCCTCGAGGTCGAGTTCGCGGGCCACCTCGCGGACCTCGTCCTTGTAGAGGTCTCGCATCGGTTCGACGATGCCCTCGAAGTCCACCACGTCAGGGAGCCCGCCGACGTTGTGGTGGCTCTTGATGGTGCCCTCGCTCTCGATGCGGTCGGGGTAGATCGTCCCCTGGACGAGGTAGTCGGCCTCGACCTCCCGCGCGACGGTCTCGAACTCCCGGATGAACTGCTCGCCGATGGCGTGGCGCTTCTCCTCGGGATCGGTGATGCCCGCGAGGGCGTCCAGGAACCGGTCCTTGGCCTGGACGATCCGCAGCGAGTCCATGTAGTCGAAGGTCTCGCGGATCTCCTCGGTCTCGCCCTTCCGCATGAGGCCGGTGTCGACGTAGACCGGCGTCAGTTGATCGCCGATGGCCT
Above is a genomic segment from Halorientalis sp. LT38 containing:
- a CDS encoding cupin domain-containing protein, which produces MTLDRLPDLDPDAGEVLDAEVAVSDDVLVKAFALGPGAAIDPHTHDGATNVFHVLAGTVTVVRDGEEAQVSAPGVVFNERGQSHGARNETDDVAILTASLCPLPQ
- a CDS encoding MBL fold metallo-hydrolase is translated as MVTELGDDVWWYDLRGVNAYLVDDGTVTLVDAGNPWDGRNLVLGVDQAGYSLQDVDRVLLTHFDFDHVGGLGRLQGLEATVYVGAADEPYLTGKEYPPLRNRKGAIQAVSSPFLRDPALPVETVADGDEIGSFTAYHTPGHTPGHVAYVSEALDAAFLGDLVRESDGELAASPWLMSYDTDAVAESVRDLADRAPEFSIAAMGHGLPFREHGGDRLADLAASL
- a CDS encoding DUF7126 family protein, which codes for MNAVIAGPDEFDLGAALSAAGITVTRAAGTANRPALEEAGIHDADLLVLTDRDLATAIPVATDLTDDLRIIVYTTDSLPEFVKGQAHMALDPALFDPSDVAEEIANGS
- the guaA gene encoding glutamine-hydrolyzing GMP synthase, whose amino-acid sequence is MVDVDSFIDEKVDEISEAVGDANAVIALSGGVDSSTAAALAYEAIGDQLTPVYVDTGLMRKGETEEIRETFDYMDSLRIVQAKDRFLDALAGITDPEEKRHAIGEQFIREFETVAREVEADYLVQGTIYPDRIESEGTIKSHHNVGGLPDVVDFEGIVEPMRDLYKDEVREVARELDLEEIIAERMPFPGPGLAVRIIGEVTEEKLEVAREANHVVEEELVEHDPWQALAAVIGKATGVKGDNRVHGWVVAVRSVESRDGMTARAQNVDWDTLQRIQSRITGENENVARVLYDVTHKPPATIEYE